The window TGAGATCGCCCGGTACGGGCGCAACGTCCTGTATCTGCGCGTCGCACTGCGCGTGGCGGGCGAGATTCTCTCCCAGGATACGGTGTTTCTCACGGCTCCGAAATTCATGGAGCTGCCACGAACGAGGATTCGTTACTCCGCCAGGCGGAAGACCGCAGGCCATTGGGAAATGGAGTTTCACAGCAAGGGGTTTCATCATCAGGTGGAATTTGATCTCGGGGATACTGCTTTTCGCGCCAGCGATAATTTCTTCGATCTTTATCCCGGTGAGAGTCACGCCGTCCAGGTGCGCCTGAGCGACGATCTCACCCTCGCCGAGCTCAAGCAGCGCCTCACGATACGCTCGCTCGTCGACACCTACGGAGAATAGCCGTGTCCAACACACCCTTCGACGGTACGAAACGGATCTGGGCTGGGGATCACCAGGCCGGAGAGGTCAATTCCCATTTCCTCTTCGAGCGCGACATCACCCTGCCCGCCATTTCCGGGCAGGCGATGTTCGCGCTGGTGGCCGAGAGCCGCTACCGGCTGCGGGTGAATGGGGAGTGGATCGGGGACGGACCAGCGCGAAGCTATCCCGATCATCGATATTATGACGATTGGGACATAACGAAGCACCTGCGCTCAGGCAGCAATCGCATCGAGATCGCCGTGACTCACTGGGGAGTGGATACCTTCCAATCCCTCAATACGCCTCCCTTTCTGCTCTGCTCGTTGCGCCTGGACGGCCAGACGGTACTGAAGAGCGATACGTCGTGGACGGCTCGGCGCGACACCAGAAATCTCCAGCACGTCCCGCGGGCCTGCTGCCAGCTCGGTTTTGAGGAGCATTACTCCGCCACGGCATTGGAGCAGGCAGGCTCTCCCGCGATCGAGGCACCGGGCGCAAGCGAGTCGTCATCTTCCCTTTTCCCTCGCCCAACCCGGCCGCTGACCCGCATTCCGCGCGACTTCCGTTACGCACTCGCGACCACCTGTGTGATGCCGATCGACCGCTCGTGGACATTTCCCGTGAGGCGGCTTTTTTCCCCGCAGCCGTTGGGTATCAACATCCTCGGCATGGCCGGAGTGCTGGGAGCAACCTTCTCCTGCTCAGCGAAAACCACAGCAGACTTCCATCTGCTCGGCCCGGTTGCCTCGGTGCAGGTGAATGGTGTTTCCCTCCCATTGGAAAAAGAGGACGATCTGTTTCGGACCACCGTCCAGCTATCGCCCGGCGAATCCTGGATATCGATCGCCGTCTGCACGGAGTACGATCACGCGACCGAGCTGGCTTTCGGGTACTGGGCGGACCACCCGATCGAGTGGCCCGCCTCGCCATGGCTCTCCAGCGGCCCCCTCTGGACCACCGACATCCTGACGAACAACTTCCTCAACCCGGCGGACGAGGCCAGGCTGGTCCGGCCTTTCGCGCCATCGTTCGGAGGTATGTTTCAGGCGGATCAAAAGGAAACCAGCCGCGTTGTTTCACAGTTTACCCAGGCGAAGAATGAGGCGTCTTTCCGCTCTGTATCCGGAAGCAAGACCCGTGTATTGCCTCACTCTTCAGCAGTCACGAAGGATGCCTATTTTGCGATCCGCACCGATCGGGTGAAATCAGCTGAACCTCTCGCGGCAAGCCCCATTCCCACGCAAATCTCCCGTGCAGGCACCCGTCTCCTGATAGACCTCGGGGCGATGAGCGTCGGCTACTTTGAAATGGATTTTGATGCCCCGGCGGGAGCGGTGGTCGATGCCTATTTCTTCGAGCATCTGGAGCGAGATGATGACGGCTCGGCGACGATTCAATATCTCTACCAGGAGTCGATCTCGTACCGCAATTCACTCCGATACACGGCGAGAGAGGGACGGAATCACTTCATTTCCCGACAGCGGCGCGGGATACGATACGCCTTGCTCGTCTTCCGCGACGCGCCTGTGGTGATCCATGCGCTACGGGTCATTGAGTCGACCTATTCACCGGAAACCGTCGGCACGTTCTCCTGCTCCGACGAGGAGTTAAACAGGATCTTTGCCATCAGCCAGCGCACGCTCCTTCTTTGCATGGAGGATACCTACACCGATTGCCCGACGTATGAGCAGACCTACTGGGTGGGGGATGCGCGAAACGAGGCGCTCTTCTCCGCGCACGCTTTTGGCGCGTATGACCTGTTGCGGCACAGCGCAGAGGTTGCGAGTCATTCGCTTCGAGGTTCCGCTTTGGTAGTCAGCCAGTGCCCGAGCGGGTGGGATGCGGTCATACCGTCCTTCAGCTTTCTCTGGGGCATCGGCGTGTGGGACACGTATTGGCAGACCGGCGACGCCGACTGGCTGGCTCGCATTTTCCCAGCCGTCCTGAAGAATCTCGACGAGGCCTCCCGGCTCTGCACCGACCGTGGACTATTTTCCGCGAAAGCGTGGAATTTCTTCGATTGGACGCCCATCGACCAGAACCAGGAAACCGTGCTTCACAACAGCCTGCTGCTCGCCGGGGCGCTGGAAGCAGGGAAGCGTTGTGCGGAGGTCCTCGGGAAAGCCGGGGACGCCTCGCGCATCGCCTCCCGGCTGGCGGAACTGAGGTCCTCCATCAACCTTCTGTGGGATGACCAGACCGGCTCTTTTCCGGATGCCATCCTGCCCGACGGAATGCCCAGCCGAAAAACCAGCCAGCACACGTCATTTCTGGCCCTCCTCTTCGGCGTTCTGCCTGAGAGCCGTCGCGACAGGGCCTTGGAAAATTGCCTGCGCCCTGCACCGGACATGGCCCCGGTCGGCAGTCCCAATGCTCTTTATTTTCTCCTCAGCGCCATACGGGAATCTCATCCCTCGGAGGTGATCAAAATGGTGCGCGATTTCTGGGGGAGAATGGTCGCCGCCGGGTCGACTACGGCGTGGGAAATGGTCAATCAGGAGCAGTCAAGATTTCCCACCCGCAGTCACTGCCACGGTTGGTCCAGCTCCCCGGTCTGGCTGCTGCCAGTGCATTTTTTTGACCTTCGCCTCCTGGGCCCGGGCTGGAGCAAGGTCTCCATCGCTCCGCGCGTAGAGGACGTCACCCACGCTAGCGCCGTCGTCTGCACCCCGCACGGCCTGTTGCGGCTCGCCTGGAGGCTTTGTGCCGACGGGAAGGTGGAGACGTCGGTACAGGCCCCGGTCGGCGTGGAGGTCTCCGTCCGGCCACCCATTTTCCCCACCACTCCCTCATATGATCACCCCTAACCGCTACTCCGTCATTCTCGGCAACCTCGGGAATACCTGCGACCGATTCCTCCCGACCGGCTATAAAGAATCCCGCCCCAAGGAGGAAATGATCCGCCAGGCTGCAGAGATCCCCGGTATCCAGGGCATCGAACTCGTCGGCTCCTGGGACATCACCGAAGCCAACGCCCGCGAGATGAAACACACGCTGTCCGCAGCCAAACTGGAGTGCGTCTCGATCATCCCCGACCTTTTCTCCCAAAAACGCTGGGGAAATGGCAGCTTCAGCGCAAAGGACCCGGGAACACGCCGCGAGGCGCTGGAAGAGACCCGCTCGGTCTGCCGCATCGCTCTCGATATCGGCTGCCCGTTGATCAACCTATGGCTGGGGCAGGATGGTTACGACTACCCTCTCACGGCCGACTACCGCCGCCAGCGCAGCGACCTCATGGAGGGAATCCGCACCGTCGCCGCCGAGTATCCCGGTCTGCGATTTGCCCTGGAGTACAAGCCGAAGGAGCCGCGCACCCATTCCTTCCAGGCGCGCGCGGCGGATACTCTGCTGATGGCGGTGGAGACCGGCCTGCCCAATGTGGGTGTATGCATCGACGTGGGCCACGCTCTCATGGCAGGAGAGAACGTCGCGGAATCTGCCGTGCTGCTCCAGCACCACGAAGAGCGGCTGTTCCACATGCATTTCAATGACAACTACCGGACGTGGGATGACGACATGATCGTCGGTTCACTTCACACGGTGGAGTACCTCGAGCTACTGCACTGGCTGAAGGAGACCGGGTACTCGGGCTGGTACTCGATGGACCAGTATCCCTATCGCGAGGATGGCGCAGCGGCGGTGAGCGAGAGCGTCGCCTTTCTTCGTTCGCTTGAGAAATTGCTTACTGCGGGGAGGCAGGATGAAATCCGCCGCCTGATCGCCTCCGGCGATGCCACCCGGTCGACGCGTTGGATGCGCGAACTGCTCTTTGGAGCACTGTCGTGAAGAGGTTTTTTGAGCGTATTGCCGAGAAGGCCCGTGATGTCTCCCAATCGCCGATCATCACGGTGGCTTTCGGAGACAGCGTCACTCAGGGCGTGATGGAGCATAATTTCCTGGATAGCCGCCACGTCTACCATCGCGTCCTGCAATCAAGCCTCGAGGATTTTTTCCCCAATACGACCTTTTCCACCATCAACGCCGGAGTCTCCGGCGGCGGCTTACCTCAGGCGCTCGAGCGTCTCGACCGCGATGTCATCGCCTATCAGCCGGACCTGGTGTTAATCGCATTTGGCCTGAACGATTCGCTTATGGGCGAGGCGGGGTTATCTTCATTCGGCGAGGGACTCAGCTCCATCGTTCACCGCATCCGGGAACAGAGTAGTGCAGACATCATACTGCTAACGCCACCATTCATGGCTCGGAAGCCGAGTCATCGCATTCATCCCGAGCACCTGCCCATGACGGACAAAATCCTTGAGACGCAAAATAGCGGCATGCTCGGACGCTACGCAGACGAGGTCCGTCGTGTCGCAAGCCAATATCAGGTCCCATTGGCAGATATACACAAGGAATGGCAACGACTGGCGCGTTGCGACCTGGACACCGATCTCTGGCTCATCAACGGACTAAACCATCCCGATCAAAGAGGTCACAGACTAGCTGCGGCATCAATCTTTCATCTCTTGCTAAAGCATAGGCGTCCGTTGTAGCAACCTCTACGTTCGCCCGCGCTCGCTGCTCGTTTTTGACCTTCGAAAGCCGGGCCTCGGCCACGGAAAAATGGGACGTCTTGAGCGCCTTCCAAACTTCTTTGCCGTTGCTCCAGATTCGGGCATAGTAGCGGCTGCTCTCGCCTTGCCGAATGAGGTTCTGCCGGAGCTGTTTAGCCCATCTTTTTGGGGATCGTGGAGCCGGATTTCGCATCCGCACCGCAGAACAGCACCGTAGAAAAATCAAACGGACGGCGAAAGCAGCCAGATAAAGACGTTGATTATCAACAATTTGCGCCCGTAGCTCAGTGGATAGAGCACCGGTCTTCTAAACCGATGGTCGCTGGTTCGATCCCAGCCGGGCGCGCCACTTTTGATCGTGACGAGTGGATTTCGCTCAGGAGCCGGCGATTTCTTTTTGGAGGGCGTTGATTTTGTCCTGCAGGGCCTTTTTGTCCTTCACGCTCGTGCTTTCGCGAAGTTGCCGTTGGTAGGTTTTCAGGATTTCCTTGCGATTCCGGACTTGTTCCGGAGTCAAACCATGGGGCTGGGGAGCTGCTGCGTTGAGGGATGGGACGGGGGGCGACTGCGCCGCCTCATCCGCGGCGAGGAACTTCGTATAGATCAACCATGCGACGGTGACTATGACAACGGCGGCAAGCAGGTAGAAGGGCCTCATATCGTCGGTGGCGTGCCACCTGGTCGGCGGCGCGACGCGTATCTTCTCAAATTTGCCTCCGGGCTAAAGCGAAAAAGCGAAGGTCGCCCACTCACTTTTGTCGTGTTTTCCGGAAAATCGGGTGACAGACTGCCTTGAGGTAACCCCATTTCGCACGATGAAAGCATTCGCCTTGGCAATCGCTCTGGTGCTGGCAGCTGGCACGTTGCAAGCAGGTGTAGACACAGTTCCCACTGGAGGCTCAGCCTCAGGGGTTCCGAGGATTCCCCCGGAGATCCTGCTTGGGATCAAAAACCGCGTCGTTCTCTTCCATCCCGGACAGCCGAAGGTGCAGATGGAGCGTATCTGGGAGGAAATCGAGGCCTATCAGGCTCTGAAGCGCATTCCCAACAATCCCGCCAAGCGCGAAGCGGCCGAGAAGTATCCGTTTCACTACACCAAACAGCTCTATCTCGCGCAAAGGCCCCTCTGGGGGTAGGAAATCTCCCTGGCGACTGGGAAGCGCCCCAGCCGCCATTGTAAAGGAGAACGCAGAGCGGGCTACTTCTTGTAGACGGCGGAGTCGTCGAAAGCCTTCTCTTCCTTGATCGGGAGGGATTTCCCTTCCATATCAAGTTCCTGAAAGAAACAGCTCTGATAGCCGGTGTGGCAGGCTCCGCCGGTTTGCGAAATCTCGAAGAGGAGCACATCGCGGTCGCAGTCCACATACCAGCGGTGAATTTTCTGGGTGTGCCCGCTGGTTTCGCCCTTAAGCCAGAGTTTCTGCCGTGAGCGGCTCCAGTAGTGCATGAGCCCGGTGGAGAGGGATTTTTCGAGAGCTTCCCGGTTCAACCAGGCAAACATGAGGATGCGGCCGCGTGGTGCGCCTTCTCCTCCGGTATACTCCTGGAGGATGGCGGGAATGAGGCCATCTGAGGTAAATTTGAAATCGAGTTCCACTGTTGCAGGATTAAGCCATCGTGGGATAATCGCAAACTCCTCGTGAAACAATCCAAAGTGCCGAAACCATCTCAACAGTCTGCATCATCGCCCGCTTCCGTCGTTCCCGCGGGGCCGCGTTACCGGTACTACCAGACCCCTCCGGAGAAACTCTCCCTGCGCGCTGGCGACCTGCTTGCCATCGTCCCGGATGCATACTGGGTCCGTGGCTATAATGCGGAAAAGCTGATCGATCTCCCGGCCACTGAGGTCCTGACCGGCCCCGTGCCAAAGGTCTCCATGAGCCGGCTGGCAGAAATCGCCCCGGAGTGTTTTCAGGCGGTTGGCGAGGATATCAAGGTCGCTCTGCCCATCGCCCGCCTGGCAAGGACGTACACTCTTGAAACCCATAGTGAGGTCATCAAGGAACCCGCACCGCTCATCGACATCGTCCTGCCCTCGAGCGACGATGATCAAAAGGAGAGCAATGATTTCGCGCCGAAGGAATCCAAAGACGCACTTGAGGACAAAAAGGTCACGAGCCGCCTGACTCCCTTCAAGCTTCGCCCTGACACGGAAGACCTGCTGCCCCTGCCACCAAAAGCCCCTGAGGCAAAATCGGAAACGCCATCGACCACTGAGTCAAAGCCGGAATCCACGGCACATGCCCAGGAACACGCAAAACCTGAGGCTCCGAAACAAGAGCCTCAGCCAAAACCAGGCTCCGACTCCGGCGACTCATTGGAGAAAACGGGTTCCCTGAGCCGACCGGCCCGGCCCCTCCCACCGCGACGCCCGGAGACCCCGGCTATCGGGAGCGAGACCGTTGCTCCGCCGCCTCCAGCGCCAGCGGCCGAAACACTCGCGCCTGCCACACCGCCTCCAGCCCCGATACCTGCTCCGGTGCAGCCGCAGCACCCTCCAGCCAAAACGATTTTTTCCATGCTGCCGATCTTCAAGCGCAAGGCAGCACCTCCGCCGACGCCCATCTCGACTACTCCTCCCGCTCCTCCTACCCCGATCACAAAGCGGGCGAGAGTCGAGTTGCCCCCGCCGAAGATTCACATCGCACCTCCGGCTCCTCTCAGTGGCGAGCATCCCTTGCCCGCGGGCTTTACCCCGCCGCCTCCTCCGCCTCCGGTCGATCCTCTTCCCAAGCCGGATACCGATCCTGAAGTCGAAAAAGCCGAGACCCAAAAGGGCGAAATCGCCGTCAAGGAGTCGATCAAATCCCCGGGGGACACGGTAAAGTCTGTCGAATCCGCCAAACCGCCGATCACGGAAGTGTCGGTACCTCCGGATGCCCCGATCGCTCCGGCCTCCGAGTCGCCCTCCAGGAGCGAGCAAACGCCGACACTCGAGCCGGCAAAGCCCGAACCCATCAAGGCGGAACCCGTCGCTAAGGCAGAGCCGATGAAGCCGGAGTCTCCCATCCCTCAGCCTTTGGCAAAAGCCTCTCCAGCGGTGCTGGTCGAGACCGAGCATCTGCCGAAAAAGGGTCCTGACGCCGTGGGCAACCAGGACGAGATCCAATCCATCTTTCTTACCGAGGAGTACCTGTCGGTCGATCGCATCGTCCAGTTGTGCGGAGCACTGCCGGGCATCAACTCATGCGTGCTATCCCATGGTGCGAGTGTTATCGCATCGCACAATGTCCCGGACTCCATCGATCTCGTCTCCCTCAGCGCCCATGCGCTGGAGATGCTGCGAGCGATGCGGGAATCCTCCGCCAAGATGGGCATTGGCGCAGTGCCCGCCGTGACGATCCACTCGGAGAAAGGCCCGATCACCTTCTTCCATCAGGAGGATCTGTGCCTGCTCGTGCTGCACAAAGACCGGGGCTTCATCCCCGGCGTACGTGAGAAGCTCCAGCTGGTCATCGAAGCTCTTGGCAAAGCCAACCTGCCCAAACCCCTGCCATCGTCGCACCCCGCGACGCTCGAAGGGTGAATTGAACTTTTCCGCGGCACCGGATAAACCGAAGCGACGATGTTGGATCTTTTGCAAAAAGGCGGCCCGATCATGTGGCTGATCGTAGTGTGCAGCGTGGTAGCCCTGGGGGTGTTCCTCGAGCGGCTTCTCTACCTGCACCGGGCCTCCATCGCCGTGGGGGATCTGCTCCGGGGCTTGGCCAACATCCTGCGCAAGGGTGACTATGCTGAAGCGCTGCAGGAGTGCGCCACCACACCCGGCCCGGTGGCCCGCGTAGCGCACGCCGTAATCCTCCGCCACACTCGCCCGCGTACCGAACTGCGCGAGATCGCCGAGGAGGCGGGTCAACTGGAAGTCCCCAAGCTTGAGCGCAATCTTCCACTCCTTGCCACCATCGCCTACGGCACTCCACTGCTGGGGCTACTCGGCACGCTGCTGGGATTACTCAGCGCTTTCGAAACCATAGCCGCCCAGAGCGGCTATGCGACCGCAGCCGACATTGCCGACGGCGTGTATCTGAGTCTGCTCACCTCCGCCTCCTCGCTGGCGGTGGCCATTCCGGCCTTCGTCGCCTACAGTTATCTCTCGGCCCGCGTGAATGCGCTTATTCATGACATGGAGCGCACGGGCATTGAGATCCTGGGCATCCTCGATGAGGTGCAGGGCCGCAAACCGACCTCCGCCTCGTGAAACTCCGGCGGACAGCCGCCCCCATCCCGGGGGTTCTGTACCTCGCGCCAGGCATTCAACTCGCGCTGGTGCTGATCGTGTTTCTGCTCATCAGCTCGAGCTTCCTGCTCCAGCCCGGCGTCGCCGTCAACCTGCCCAAGTCGCCTTTCATCCTTTCCCCGCAACGCAATCCACGCGTCATTGCCATCACTCCCCCGCCTCTTTCGGCGATCTATTTTGAAAACCAGCAGGTGAGCGAGGCCGAGTTGCGCACGCGACTCTCGTCGCTGAAGGGGCGCACACAGACGATCGTAATCAAGGCCGACAAGCGGGCCTTCTATGACCAGATCTCCGCGGTGATGAATATCGCTCTCGAGTTGGGATTCCCCGTCGTCCTCGCCTCCACCGAGCAGACTCCTGGCTTGTGAAGCTGTCGCTTTCCCACTTTGAGTGGCCCTCGCGGCACAATATCCACATTGCCCTTCCCCTGATGATCGTGGTGGCCTTCCTCCTCCACGCCGCGTGCATCGTGGTCTTCCAGATCACTGATGTGAAGGCACCCCGGCGCGCCGACCGTTCCGCCCAGGTCTTTTTCCTCCGCACCGACTCGACCGAGGCCGGAGGGATTCGTGCCCTGCTCGATGCCTCGGACCCCTCACTTTTTTCCCCCGAGCAACGCGGAGAGCGGGAAGCCTGGCGGTCACCGGAGACTACCTACACTGCCAGCTACGAGGCCAATCCTCCAGCGCTTGACGCGCTGCCCGCCGCCCAGCTCAAAACCCCGCCCCTTGCCATCGATCCGCTCTCGCGAGAAGCCGGCCCCCCGAAGTTCCCCGTTCAACCAGGGTTGCCCACCGCGGTAAGATTCTCCGGCGATCTCGCCACTCGCGCCTTCACACCTCCTGAGAAGTTCGAATTCGTCGCCCCGACCAAGATCGTCCTACGTCCCATCGAGGTGCTGGTCGGCGTGGATGCCGATGGCAGGGTGGTCCACATCGCCCCGCTGGAAGAGTCCTCGGGCAACGAAATCCTCGATCGCTGTGCCATCGAGTACCTCGCGCGCGGCCGATTCGCCCCGGGTGCCGCGGGCTGGGGAGTTGCGCGTTTCCTCTGGGGGAACGATATTCGACGCTCCACCGACTCATGATCCGTCTGTCCCTGCCCACCCTCGTCTTTGTGTACGCTGCGGTCTTCCTCGCAGGGATTTTTGTAATCTGGATGTCTTACGAACTGGTCCGAAAGGCCCGGACAAGGCGCGCCCTGAGGGGGCGGCTGAAATGCGCGGTGTGCGGAATGGAGTTCTCCGATGCCTCCAAGGCGGAACTGCCCCGCTGCCCCGGCTGCGGCGGCCTGACCGAGCGAGACAAGGTTCGCACCTTCTAGCCTTGCAAAACGTGCGGCGAGCACCGAGTTTCCTACCGCCGAAAGGCAGCGAAATAAAGATTGCCAACCGCAAGGGCTTCCCGCTGTCTTAGAACTCCCCTCGGGGATCAACCTTTTTATCTACCGAAATGAGCGAACGCAGAGTTGTAGTCACCGGATTGGGCGTTGTCAGCCCCGTGGGCAGCGATATTGAAACCTTCTGGAAGAGCCTTACCGAGGGACGCAGCGGCGTTCAGCGCTATACCGCCTTTGATTCCGAGATCTACGACTGCAAGATCGCCGGCGAGGTACGGGATTTCGAGCCCGCCAAGCACTTCAAGTCCCCGAAGGACGCCCGTCGTACCGACCGCTTCACCCAGCTCGCCATGGCTGCGGCCAAGAGCGCCCTGGCCGACTCTGGCATCGACCTCGACTCCGTGGACCGCGAGCGCTTCGGCGTGATGATTGGCTCCGGGATCGGCGGCCTCAAGAGCATGGAGGACGAGTGTCGCCGCCTTTTCGAGCGCGGCCCGTCCCGCGTCTCCCCTTTCACCATCGCCATGATGATCAGCAACATGGCCAGCGGTCTCGTCTCCATGGAGTACGACCTTCGCGGGCCCAATATGTCGATCGTCACGGCCTGCGCCACCGCCAATCACTCGATCGGCGAGGCCTGGCGCATGATCAAGTTTGACGATGCCGACTTCTTCATCGCAGGCGGCACGGAAGCGACCATCACCCAGCTCGGCATGTCCGGTTTTGCCGCCATGCGCGCCCTTTCTCTCCGCAATGACGAGCCTGAAAAGGCCTCGCGTCCATTTGACAAGGACCGCGACGGATTCGTAATGGGCGAAGGTGCCGGTCTCGTAATCCTCGAGGAGCTGGAGCACGCCAAGAAGCGGGGAGCGCACATCTATTGTGAGCTCGCAGGCTACGGCCTCAGCGCCGATGCCTACCACATGACCCAGCCCCTCCCTGAGGGCGAAGGCGCCGCTCGTTGCATGAAGAGCGCCATGCGTCATGCCAAGATCAATCCTGAGCAGATCGACTACATCAACGCCCATGGCACCTCGACCCCGATCGGTGACCTTTGCGAGACCAAGGCGATCAAGCTGGCCCTCGGCGACCACGCCAAGAAGACGATGGTAAGCTCGACCAAGTCCATGACCGGCCACCTTCTCGGTGCGGCGGGTGGGGTGGAGTTCGCCGCCTGCGCGCTGGCCATCAAGCACGGGATCATTCCGCCGACCATCAATCTCGATGAACCCGACCCGGAATGCGATCTCGACTACGTGCCAAAGATCGCCCGCGAAAAGAAGGTCACCGTGGCAATGAGCAATTCCTTCGGTTTCGGCGGTCACAACGCCACCCTGCTCGCCACGGAATTCAACAGGTAATCAACATCCCTTTCCTCCCCGATTCGCGGGGCAGGCCTCCGGGTCGCCCCGCGTACGAGGGAGGGGTTAAATTTTTCCCTCCAAAAGCACGCCCTTCCAACCGGAAGTCGCGCAGCTCTGAGGCGTACCGCTCTCCGAGAACCTCAAAGAGAAAAGGACATGCCCTATTTAGGGCGAGCTCGAGATCACTCTCCCTCGCCCAATAATGCGAGCTCACACGCGAGTGCGTGGTCTGAGAAAAACCCGGGCTGGACGCCTTTCGCCCAGCCCTTTTCAGTTTTCCTACGTTCGTTTCCTGAGTCCCTAGCGGCGCTCGAGGCGGAAATCGCCCCGATTCCACTTCTGGTAGGGGATGCTGCGCGAGTAGCGTCCCTTGAGGGAATACTCACCATCGCGCTCGAGGATCACACTGTAGTAATCCCAGCCATCCTGGCTGGCGACGAGATAGGCCTTGTTGCCACTCACGACGCCTTTGATGGCGTAATTACCCAGATTACCGGTCACACGACGACCCTCCTGCGAGAAGGAGGCGTAGCCCCAGTCACCCGAGTGCCAGTTGCCGCCGATATTGATCTCCGCAGGCATCGTCTGGTCCGAGAGCCATTCCCGACCCTTGGCATTGTTGCGCGAGTAACGTTCGTCACTGATCTCCGAGAACACTCCGCACCCGGACAGACCGAGCACGGCTGCCAGGGAGACAATCGAAAGCAGGCGTTTCATACGCTATCTATCGATCCTGTAGAGTTCCAAGGGTGTCTTGTCCTTGTCGGAAAATGGCACGCTGGACGAATAAAAGCCGGTGAGCTTCTCGGTGCTCTGGCGCTGGAGCTCCACCGTGTATTCGGTCCAGTCGTCATCGATGAGGACGAGGTAGGCGCTCTTGCCCACGACCCAACCCTGCACCCGATAGGCATCCTGGAAGATACCGGTCAGCTCGCCCTTGGGCGTCTGATTCAGCACGACCACACCCCACTGGGGCGAGTACCAGAGACCCTCGACATTCGTACGCGGGGATCCTGTGTTTTTACTCTGCAGGTAGGCCGCGGTGGCTTTGCCATTCGCGTCATATTTCGCCTGCAACATACCGCAAGCATTCAGGGAGAACGCGAGCACAACGGCGCCGAGGAAAGTCGCCAAGGTTTTCATGCGGGGTAGCAAACACCCGATGCTCGCGCTTCGCGAGCAAAAAAGCAGGTCGAACTATCGCCGAAAAAGATTCAGCACCACTGTCAGCACGATGCTGATGAGGATGCACGTGACGATAGGAAATCCAAAGGAGAAGCCTCCTCTCTCGACAAAGATATCGCCAGGCAGACGAAACCCTTTACCCCACCAAAGCAGTCCGCCGATCACCGCCAGCACCACTCCGGCAATCACCAGCATCTTGCCCATCTCCTGCATAAGAATAAATCAGGCGGATTCCCGATAGGTGCAAGCCGGTCAGGCCGCAGC of the Terrimicrobium sacchariphilum genome contains:
- a CDS encoding alpha-L-rhamnosidase-related protein, encoding MSNTPFDGTKRIWAGDHQAGEVNSHFLFERDITLPAISGQAMFALVAESRYRLRVNGEWIGDGPARSYPDHRYYDDWDITKHLRSGSNRIEIAVTHWGVDTFQSLNTPPFLLCSLRLDGQTVLKSDTSWTARRDTRNLQHVPRACCQLGFEEHYSATALEQAGSPAIEAPGASESSSSLFPRPTRPLTRIPRDFRYALATTCVMPIDRSWTFPVRRLFSPQPLGINILGMAGVLGATFSCSAKTTADFHLLGPVASVQVNGVSLPLEKEDDLFRTTVQLSPGESWISIAVCTEYDHATELAFGYWADHPIEWPASPWLSSGPLWTTDILTNNFLNPADEARLVRPFAPSFGGMFQADQKETSRVVSQFTQAKNEASFRSVSGSKTRVLPHSSAVTKDAYFAIRTDRVKSAEPLAASPIPTQISRAGTRLLIDLGAMSVGYFEMDFDAPAGAVVDAYFFEHLERDDDGSATIQYLYQESISYRNSLRYTAREGRNHFISRQRRGIRYALLVFRDAPVVIHALRVIESTYSPETVGTFSCSDEELNRIFAISQRTLLLCMEDTYTDCPTYEQTYWVGDARNEALFSAHAFGAYDLLRHSAEVASHSLRGSALVVSQCPSGWDAVIPSFSFLWGIGVWDTYWQTGDADWLARIFPAVLKNLDEASRLCTDRGLFSAKAWNFFDWTPIDQNQETVLHNSLLLAGALEAGKRCAEVLGKAGDASRIASRLAELRSSINLLWDDQTGSFPDAILPDGMPSRKTSQHTSFLALLFGVLPESRRDRALENCLRPAPDMAPVGSPNALYFLLSAIRESHPSEVIKMVRDFWGRMVAAGSTTAWEMVNQEQSRFPTRSHCHGWSSSPVWLLPVHFFDLRLLGPGWSKVSIAPRVEDVTHASAVVCTPHGLLRLAWRLCADGKVETSVQAPVGVEVSVRPPIFPTTPSYDHP
- a CDS encoding sugar phosphate isomerase/epimerase family protein gives rise to the protein MITPNRYSVILGNLGNTCDRFLPTGYKESRPKEEMIRQAAEIPGIQGIELVGSWDITEANAREMKHTLSAAKLECVSIIPDLFSQKRWGNGSFSAKDPGTRREALEETRSVCRIALDIGCPLINLWLGQDGYDYPLTADYRRQRSDLMEGIRTVAAEYPGLRFALEYKPKEPRTHSFQARAADTLLMAVETGLPNVGVCIDVGHALMAGENVAESAVLLQHHEERLFHMHFNDNYRTWDDDMIVGSLHTVEYLELLHWLKETGYSGWYSMDQYPYREDGAAAVSESVAFLRSLEKLLTAGRQDEIRRLIASGDATRSTRWMRELLFGALS
- a CDS encoding SGNH/GDSL hydrolase family protein, which codes for MKRFFERIAEKARDVSQSPIITVAFGDSVTQGVMEHNFLDSRHVYHRVLQSSLEDFFPNTTFSTINAGVSGGGLPQALERLDRDVIAYQPDLVLIAFGLNDSLMGEAGLSSFGEGLSSIVHRIREQSSADIILLTPPFMARKPSHRIHPEHLPMTDKILETQNSGMLGRYADEVRRVASQYQVPLADIHKEWQRLARCDLDTDLWLINGLNHPDQRGHRLAAASIFHLLLKHRRPL
- the hisI gene encoding phosphoribosyl-AMP cyclohydrolase; this translates as MELDFKFTSDGLIPAILQEYTGGEGAPRGRILMFAWLNREALEKSLSTGLMHYWSRSRQKLWLKGETSGHTQKIHRWYVDCDRDVLLFEISQTGGACHTGYQSCFFQELDMEGKSLPIKEEKAFDDSAVYKK
- a CDS encoding roadblock/LC7 domain-containing protein; translated protein: MKQSKVPKPSQQSASSPASVVPAGPRYRYYQTPPEKLSLRAGDLLAIVPDAYWVRGYNAEKLIDLPATEVLTGPVPKVSMSRLAEIAPECFQAVGEDIKVALPIARLARTYTLETHSEVIKEPAPLIDIVLPSSDDDQKESNDFAPKESKDALEDKKVTSRLTPFKLRPDTEDLLPLPPKAPEAKSETPSTTESKPESTAHAQEHAKPEAPKQEPQPKPGSDSGDSLEKTGSLSRPARPLPPRRPETPAIGSETVAPPPPAPAAETLAPATPPPAPIPAPVQPQHPPAKTIFSMLPIFKRKAAPPPTPISTTPPAPPTPITKRARVELPPPKIHIAPPAPLSGEHPLPAGFTPPPPPPPVDPLPKPDTDPEVEKAETQKGEIAVKESIKSPGDTVKSVESAKPPITEVSVPPDAPIAPASESPSRSEQTPTLEPAKPEPIKAEPVAKAEPMKPESPIPQPLAKASPAVLVETEHLPKKGPDAVGNQDEIQSIFLTEEYLSVDRIVQLCGALPGINSCVLSHGASVIASHNVPDSIDLVSLSAHALEMLRAMRESSAKMGIGAVPAVTIHSEKGPITFFHQEDLCLLVLHKDRGFIPGVREKLQLVIEALGKANLPKPLPSSHPATLEG
- a CDS encoding MotA/TolQ/ExbB proton channel family protein, producing MLDLLQKGGPIMWLIVVCSVVALGVFLERLLYLHRASIAVGDLLRGLANILRKGDYAEALQECATTPGPVARVAHAVILRHTRPRTELREIAEEAGQLEVPKLERNLPLLATIAYGTPLLGLLGTLLGLLSAFETIAAQSGYATAADIADGVYLSLLTSASSLAVAIPAFVAYSYLSARVNALIHDMERTGIEILGILDEVQGRKPTSAS